In Saccharomyces cerevisiae S288C chromosome XV, complete sequence, the following proteins share a genomic window:
- the SLY41 gene encoding Sly41p (Protein involved in ER-to-Golgi transport; packaged into COPII vesicles for trafficking between ER and Golgi), translating into MIQTQSTAIKRRNSVHKNLFDPSLYQIPEPPRGGFQHQKKEYSKETFSNQVFGYDITSLKKRFTQLFPSNIQGYLPEVDLRITIICSIWYVTSSISSNLSKAILRTFNHPIALTELQFLVSAVLCVGFASIVNLFRLPRLKHTKFSKALNSFPDGILPEYLDGNFRSSILHKFLVPSKLVLMTTFPMGIFQFIGHITSHKAVSMIPVSLVHSVKALSPIITVGYYKFFEHRYYNSMTYYTLLLLIFGVMTTCWSTHGSKRASDNKSGSSLIGLLFAFISMIIFVAQNIFAKNILTIRRKVGILPSSSTDDVTSKEGQPSLDKTRFSPLQVDKITILFYCSCIGFSLTLLPFLTGELMHGGSVINDLTLETVALVAIHGIAHFFQAMLAFQLIGLLSSINYSVANIMKRIVVISVALFWETKLNFFQVFGVILTIAGLYGYDKWGLSKKDGRQA; encoded by the coding sequence ATGATTCAAACGCAAAGTACAGCGATCAAACGACGTAATTCTGTTCATAAAAACCTCTTTGATCCATCACTGTATCAAATACCAGAACCACCACGTGGGGGGTTCCAacaccaaaaaaaagaatacagTAAGGAGACATTCAGTAATCAAGTCTTTGGATATGATATTACTAGccttaaaaaaagattcacGCAACTATTTCCTAGTAATATACAAGGGTACTTACCTGAAGTTGACCTAAGAATAACCATTATTTGTTCTATATGGTACGTCACGTCATCTATTTCAAGTAACCTATCTAAAGCCATTTTAAGAACTTTCAACCATCCCATAGCTCTCACAGAATTGCAATTTCTTGTTAGTGCTGTTCTATGTGTTGGATTTGCTTCCATCGTAAATTTATTCCGACTACCTCGTTTGAAGCATACGAAGTTTTCAAAGGCACTCAATAGTTTCCCTGACGGTATCCTTCCTGAATATCTCGATGGCAATTTCAGGAGTTCTATCCTGCACAAGTTTTTAGTTCCCTCAAAGCTGGTTTTGATGACCACTTTCCCTATGGGAATATTCCAATTTATTGGTCATATCACATCGCACAAGGCGGTATCTATGATACCAGTATCACTAGTGCATTCCGTGAAGGCATTATCCCCAATAATAACAGTTGGCTACTATAAATTTTTCGAACATCGTTATTACAATTCCATGACTTATTATACCTTGTTACTTTTAATTTTTGGCGTTATGACTACTTGCTGGTCAACACATGGCAGTAAGAGGGCTTCAGATAACAAAAGCGGATCTTCATTAATCGGGTTGCTTTTTGCCTTTATTTCCATGATAATATTTGTAGCACAGAATATTTTTGcaaagaatattttaacCATCAGAAGGAAGGTAGGAATACTGCCGTCTTCTTCTACGGATGACGTCACGTCGAAGGAAGGGCAACCGAGTCTAGACAAAACAAGATTTTCTCCATTGCAAGTGGATAAGATTACCATATTGTTCTACTGCTCCTGCATTGGGTTTTCTTTAACCCTATTACCTTTTTTAACCGGCGAATTAATGCATGGCGGTAGCGTTATCAACGATTTAACGCTAGAAACAGTAGCCCTTGTAGCGATTCATGGAATAGCCCATTTTTTCCAAGCAATGCTTGCTTTCCAGTTGATCGGTTTACTATCTTCCATTAATTATTCGGTAGCAAACATCATGAAGAGGATTGTTGTTATATCCGTGGCACTCTTTTGGGAAACAAagttaaatttttttcaggtGTTTGGTGTTATCTTGACAATTGCCGGATTGTACGGTTATGACAAATGGGGGCTTTCCAAAAAAGATGGACGTCAGGCATAA
- the SNU66 gene encoding U4/U6-U5 snRNP complex subunit SNU66 (Component of the U4/U6.U5 snRNP complex; involved in pre-mRNA splicing via spliceosome; also required for pre-5S rRNA processing and may act in concert with Rnh70p; has homology to human SART-1), whose product MNKTENLSIEETNEIREKLGMKPIPVFQEKNTDHKESLSIEETNELRASLGLKLIPPQQNFNSSPPNVHNTSKIDELREKITKFQKKANAPLRMAHLLEETNVNDDSSWLENMDAIPSSHESKRSSTLPRKGATKEDENIDLHNVQVSYNIEALSPKKDTILTLKESSIFDDTDSTEVLENVKAAEENADREKLRLRQMNKDRRQKKKILNVSSLDIEEEEEGEKHSITTTHLIIGAEQGVMKAPNTISAKPPTGKVKVNFDSANNMSDEDGGDFKPLKIKKRKIKDPRSTKARKSKITDKMEIVKLVDEDESLSWMEEEQPVTIINPRTSSNNELKGPEDLAREIEKARDEEKRRTESILKMREISNSIVVDEKVTFLNTLDTSLSERSATENKVKVHGEGEKNIGDVTNGHTKEGSGNNTLTEAVNNEPNYEGDAENAPNFFSGLASTLGYLRKKSVFTTGDVDLKPGKDVNNSESLRRDVRNKEHTGTGTYTKDKLHGLEQFTSSDSSNANTHSKRQDHYDPDIKLVYRDEKGNRLTTKEAYKKLSQKFHGTKSNKKKRAKMKSRIEARKNTPENGSLFEFDDN is encoded by the coding sequence ATGAACAAAACGGAAAACCTTTCTATTGAGGAGACAAATGAAATAAGGGAAAAGCTGGGTATGAAACCTATTCCagtttttcaagaaaagaatacaGACCATAAAGAGTCTTTGTCAATCGAAGAGACGAATGAGTTGAGGGCGTCCCTTGGCCTAAAACTTATCCCACCCCaacaaaatttcaattcttctCCCCCTAATGTACATAACACATCCAAAATCGATGAACTTCGAGAGAAGATAacaaagtttcaaaaaaaggcGAACGCTCCTTTACGAATGGCGCACCTTCTCGAAGAAACTAATGTAAATGACGACAGTTCATGGCTAGAAAACATGGATGCAATTCCTTCCTCACATGAATCCAAACGTTCCAGCACATTGCCAAGAAAAGGCGCCACGAAGGAAGACGAAAATATTGATCTGCATAATGTTCAAGTATCATATAATATCGAGGCGCTTAGCCCAAAGAAAGATACGATTCTAACTTTGAAAGAGAGCAGTATTTTTGATGATACTGATTCTACCGAAGTGTTAGAGAATGTGAAAGCTGCCGAGGAAAACGCTGATAGAGAGAAACTACGATTACGACAAATGAATAAAGATagaagacaaaaaaaaaaaattttaaatgtATCTAGCTtagatattgaagaagaagaagaaggagaGAAACACTCAATTACAACTACACATCTAATCATCGGAGCAGAACAGGGTGTTATGAAGGCACCGAATACTATATCAGCAAAACCACCAACGGGAAAAGTTAAAGTGAATTTCGATAGCGCAAATAATATGTCAGATGAAGATGGTGGAGACTTTAAACctttaaaaattaaaaaacGTAAGATCAAGGACCCAAGATCTACTAAAGCTAGGAAGTCAAAAATTACTGATAAGATGGAAATTGTTAAGTTagtagatgaagatgaaagtTTATCCTGgatggaagaagaacagCCAGTCACCATAATAAATCCCAGAACAAGCTCAAACAATGAATTGAAAGGGCCAGAGGACCTCGCTagagaaattgaaaaggcaAGAGACGAAGAGAAGCGACGCACTGAAAgcattttgaaaatgcGTGAAATTTCCAACAGTATTGTCGTCGACGAAAAGGtaacttttttaaatacTTTGGATACCAGTCTCTCCGAACGAAGTGCTACTGAGAATAAAGTGAAAGTGCATGGTGAAGGAGAGAAAAATATCGGAGATGTTACCAATGGACATACTAAGGAAGGGAGTGGAAACAATACACTGACTGAAGCAGTTAATAATGAACCAAACTACGAGGGAGATGCTGAAAATGCACcgaactttttttctggtCTTGCATCAACACTAGGATATCTTCGGAAAAAGAGTGTTTTCACCACAGGAGACGTCGATTTGAAACCAGGAAAGGATGTTAATAATAGTGAATCACTTCGAAGGGATGTCCGAAATAAAGAGCATACGGGCACTGGCACTTATACAAAAGATAAGCTACACGGACTGGAACAATTCACATCTAGTGACTCTTCCAATGCAAATACTCATTCAAAAAGACAAGATCATTATGATCCTGACATAAAACTGGTTTACAGAGACGAAAAGGGAAATCGACTGACTACTAAGGAGGCATATAAAAAACTGTCACAGAAATTTCATGGTACAAAAagcaacaagaaaaagagagcAAAAATGAAATCCAGAATTGAAGCAAGGAAAAATACCCCTGAAAATGGTAGtttgtttgaatttgatgacaATTAA